Part of the Salinimonas lutimaris genome, AAGATCCCTATCTGGCGGATATTCTCACCACCCTGGACCTGGGGCAGGAGATTCCTGAATCCCTGTATTATGTGATCGCCGAACTAATTGCCTATTCCTATGTGTTACAAGGCAAAACGCCTCAGGGCTGGGAAGAATGTGCAGCGCGCCTGGATCAGCTGATATAATCTGTTTTTTACATTTTTGGATAACGTGATGCGATATTGGTTAGGGGTAACATTACTGCTAATAATAACCGGCTGCGCGCAGCGTTCAGTGATATTGCACAAGCAAACATTAAACACACAACAACAGGCGCGAATTGTCTCCCTGCTCAGCACCTATGACTTTGCCTCTGACATGTCTGATGAACGGGCACCGCCTGATATTGAACCGCCCGTACTGCTAATCGCACCCGATGACACTGCGTCTCATTACCACACGTTAGTGCAAGCTATTCAGCAGGCCGGATGGCCGTCACTCACCGTACAATCAGCACCACCATCAACAGGTCTCAATCAGGCGCATTTATATTTGCCTGACAGCAATACACCTGTCCTGCGACAAATCACACAACAAAAGCTGATTACTACCTATAAGGCTTATCGGTGTGATGAAAAAGCGAAGCTGAGTTTACAGGCCAACCAGCGCTTTATTTTAAAACGTAAGTCTTTGGATGGTGAACGCCGGGAGCCCAACATCACCGGGCAATGGACAATCACACAATGGCCCTATATCAGACTCACTGCAACATCGCCCTATATGGAACAGTTTCTTGAAATCTCGGAGCACATCGAGCAGGAAGGTCATCGTCAGTTTCGGGTGATTTCACTGCGCCCGCTGGAAGTCAGCCGCTTATACACCCCCTGTATTGTCAGCGATGCCATGCGCATAGACTGACATCAGTAGCAACACTGTCTTTCGATGAACAGCCCAAGAATAAGGCGATTAAAAAAGCCCGTTACAGTCACACTGCAACGGGCTTTTGAATAAGCAAACTACCTTGAGCCGACTTTATGCGTTACATAGGGCTCTGTGGATACTTATAATGTTTCTTCTGATTCGCCTTCGGTTGGCTCAACACGTGGTGTTTTAGACAACAGTTCTTCGCGAATCTTAACTTCAATCTCTTGAGCAATCTCAGGATTATCTTTTAAGAAGTTAATGACATTGGCTTTACCCTGACCAATTCTGTCACCGTTATAGCTGTACCAGGCACCGGCTTTATCCACCAGTTTCTGTTTTACACCCAGATCAATCAGCTCAGCTTCTTTACTGATTCCTTCGCCATAGCGAATCATAAATTCAGCTTGTCTGAATGGCGGCGCTACTTTGTTTTTCACCACTTTGACCCGGGTTTCGTTACCAACAACCTCATCACCTTCTTTTACCGCACCGATACGACGGATATCCAGACGTACTGATGAGTAGAATTTCAGCGCATTACCACCGGTTGTAGTTTCAGGGTTACCAAACATCACACCAATCTTCATACGAATCTGGTTAATGAAGATACACAGGGTGTTTGTGCGCTTGATATTGCCGGTCAGTTTACGCAGTGCCTGAGACATCAGACGTGCCTGCAAACCAACGTGAGAGTCACCCATTTCGCCTTCGATCTCCGCTTTAGGCGTCAGTGCTGCTACCGAGTCCACAATCACAACATCTACCGCGCCTGAACGCACCAGCATGTCGCAGATTTCCAGTGCCTGCTCACCCGTGTCTGGCTGAGATACCAGCAGATCGTCAATGTTCACACCCAGTTTTTGGGCATAAATTGGATCCAGTGCATGCTCGGCATCCACGAATGCACAGGTTTTACCTTTTTTCTGGGCTTCAGCGATAACCTGTAAGGTCAGCGTGGTTTTACCCGAGGACTCAGGACCGTAGATTTCTACCACCCGGCCACATGGCAAACCGCCTATACCCAGCGCAATGTCGATACTTAGCGAGCCGGTAGAGATAGACTCAATATCCATCGCCTGGTTGTCACCAAGACGCATGATTGAGCCTTTACCAAATTGCTTTTCTATCTGGCCGACAGCGGCCGTAAGAGCTTTTGATTTATTGTCGTCCACAAATACTTCCTTTGAAGTGAGAAGCTATGGTTTACCAGCGCACCGCTCATATTAAGCTGACTCAGCTGACCACGCTTATAATCGAATCAAATAATGCCTGCATTTTATACTGTACAATTATACAGTTTCAAGCGCTATTTATGAATTTTGTTTACGCTACAAGTCTTCACCGAAGGTTTCAACTAGCCAGTCGTTCAGGTAGCTGAGCGCAAAGGCAGCTGCGCGATCCCGCACCGCTGCGCGGTCGCCGCTGAATTGCTGATGTACTGTGTACACCCGCTTATCCAGAACAAAGCCAAACCATACGGTACCCACCGGTTTTTCTGCCGAGCCGCCATTGGGTCCGGCGATACCACTGATACTGATCACACAGTCTGCGCCCGATTTTGCCGCCGTGCCCCGGGCCATTTCAGCCACACATTGCGCAGAGACCGCCCCATATTCCTGCAGGGTTTGCTCGCTGACCCCCAGCAAGGAACTTTTGGCCTGATTAGAGTAAGTAACAAATGACTGATTAAACCACGCCGAACTGCCATCTACCGAGGTCAGCGCAAAGGCCAGTCCGCCCCCGGTACAGGACTCAGCGCATGAAACAGTCATATTTTTGGCCGTTAAGTAACGCCCAACCTGTGCTATTATCCGCTGCGCTTCAGGCGCAACACTAATGGTTGAAAAACCCTGACTCATATCAATAATACAAAGCTTATTTTCTTTGTTTGCAGTGTACCATTTCATCGGCATCGGCACATCCGTGGTACGTTAAGTTAATACAATATCGAGGCACTTTTGGAACAACATACTCCCATGATGCGCCAGTATCTGAACATTAAGGCGCAGCATCCCAATATCCTGCTTTTTTACCGCATGGGCGATTTTTACGAGCTGTTTTATGATGATGCAAAACGCGCCGCCCAGTTACTGGATATCTCCTTAACCGCCCGGGGCAAGTCCGGCGGTGATCCTATTCCGATGGCCGGTGTCCCTTTTCATGCAGTGGAAAGTTATCTGGCCCGGCTGGTCAAAATGGGCGAGTCGGTCGCTATTTGTGAGCAGGTCGGCGATCCGGCCACCAGCAAAGGTCCGGTGGAGCGTCAGGTGCAGCGTATTGTGACCCCCGGCACCGTGACCGATGAAGCCCTGCTTGAAGAGCGTCAGGACAACGTACTGGCAGCGATTTGTATGCAGGGAGAAATTTATGGATTATCCACACTGGATGTGACCAGTGGCCGTTTTCTGGTCAGTGAATGCCGTGGTGATGAAGCGCTTCTGGCTGAATTACAACGGATTAACCCGGCTGAGTTGCTCTACCCTGAAGGCTTTGACAGCCTGGCCCTGATCGAGCGTCGCAAAGGTATTCGCCGTCGTCCCGAATGGGAGTTTGAGCAGGACAGCGCGGTTGAGCAGCTTAATAAACAATTTGGCACCCGCGAACTGGCGGGCTTCGGAGTGGAAAATCTTACCGTCGGACTGGGTGCGGCAGGCTGTGTTCTGCAATATGTTAAAGACACCCAGCGCTCAGCCCTGCCCCATATTAATAGCATTCAGCAGGATGTACAGGAAACCCGGGTTCAGCTTGATGCCGCCACCCGGCGGAATCTGGAAATTACCCAGAATATGAGTGGTAACCATGAACATACCCTGTTTAGTATCATGGACACGACCGCAACGGCGATGGGCAGTCGGATGCTGCAGCGTTACCTGCACTCACCGATCACCGACCGCCATGAACTGAACAGCCGACACGATGCTATTGAGACCCTGATGGATGCGCCGGATCTGCCGCTTGACGATCTGCTCAAAGGCATTGGCGATATAGAGCGGGTGATGGCCCGGCTGGCGCTGCGCTCGGCCCGCCCCCGGGACTTTGCCCGTCTGCGTAATGCATTTAACAGCCTGCCGACTCTGCACGACACACTGGCACCGCTCAATAATGCCCTGCTCAATACCCTGAGCCAGCAGATTGGTACTTACCCGGAGCTGCAGGAATTACTGAATCAGGCTATTGTGGACAACCCGCCCGTGGTTATTCGTGATGGTGGCGTGATTGCCGCCGGTTTTAACAGCGAGCTGGATGAACTGCGTGCCTTGTCTCAGGGAGCGACGGATTATCTGGATGCGCTGGAGCAGCGCGAGCGTGAACGCTCCGGCATCAGCACGCTGAAAGTCGGTTACAACCGGGTTCACGGCTTTTTCATTGAAATCAGCCGTGCCCAGAGCGAACTGGCGCCAGCCGATTACATCCGCCGACAGACACTGAAAAATACCGAGCGATACATCACGCCTGAACTCAAAGAGCACGAAGACAAGGTGCTGACCAGTCAAAGTCGTGCCCTGGCGCTGGAAAAGCAGCTGTATGAAAAATTATTTGATGCCTTTCACCCGTATCTGACTCAGTTGATTGAAACCGCCGCTGCGCTGGCCAAGCTCGATGTAATCCAGTGTTTTGCCGAGCGCTCGGTCGCACTGGATCTGCACCGCCCTACCCTGACTCTAGATCGGCAAATCAGTTACGAACAGGGCCGCCATCCGGTGGTGGAAAGTGTGATGGACGACCCCTTCATTGCCAATCCGCTGTCGCTGACCGAACAACAGCGTATGCTGATCATCACCGGTCCTAATATGGGCGGTAAATCAACGTATATGCGGCAAACCGCGCTGATTGTTTTGATGGCCTATATTGGCAGCTTTGTGCCTGCCGAGCAGGCCCGAATCGGCCAAGTGGATCGGATCTTTACCCGGATTGGCGCCTCTGACGATCTGGCTTCCGGCCGCTCCACGTTCATGGTGGAGATGACCGAAACCGCCAATATCCTGCACAACGCCACTGAGCATTCACTGGTGCTGATGGATGAGATTGGCCGGGGCACCAGTACCTATGATGGGTTGTCACTGGCCTGGGCCTGTGCCCACTTTCTGGCCAGCAAAATTAACGCCTATACCCTATTTGCCACGCATTACTTTGAATTGACGCAACTGCCGGAGCAGCTCGACGGAGTGATTAACGTGCACCTGGATGCGGTTGAGCATGACGAAAGCATCCGTTTTATGCACAGCGTGGAGCAAGGCGCAGCCAGTCAGAGCTACGGACTTCAGGTAGCTATGCTGGCCGGGGTGCCCAAGCGTGTTATTCAGGCTGCCCGTCACAAGTTACATGAGCTGGAAAACCTGAAAAGCGTAGCGGCGCCTGTTTCGGGTGCTACCGACAACCCGGCTGGTAACCAGGCACAGACCCAGCTGGATTTTGCCCCCACGGTCAGTGAGCTTGAACTGGCTATGGAGAAAATCAATCCGGACGATCTGACCCCCAGACAAGCCCTTGACCTGCTGTATTCACTGAAAAAAATCAGCCAGTAAACCGTCTGCGCGGCCCAAACAGGCAGGCAAACTGATTGTTTGCCTGCCTGTTCTTGGGTATACTATTGCGCCGTCCAAGTGTTAAGAATTTTTATCCAAATTCCATAAACACACATTACCCATAAAATCCAACGCCTTAGGTTTCGCATGACAAACTATATTTTCGTCACAGGTGGTGTTGTATCATCGCTAGGTAAAGGTATTGCTGCTGCATCGCTGGCTGCAATCCTGGAAGCGCGTGGTCTTACCGTCACAATGCTAAAGCTGGATCCGTATATTAACGTTGATCCAGGCACTATGAGTCCCATCCAGCACGGTGAGGTTTTTGTCACCGATGACGGTGCTGAAACTGACTTGGATTTGGGTCACTATGAGCGCTTTATCCGCACTCGCATGTCTAAACGCAACAACTTCACAACCGGCCGGGTTTATGAAGAGGTGCTTCGTCGTGAGCGTCGTGGTGATTATCTTGGCGCCACCATTCAGGTTATTCCGCATATTACCAACGAAATCAAGCGCCGGGTGATCGAAGGTGCTGAAGGCCACGACGTGGCTATTGTTGAGATCGGCGGCACGGTAGGTGATATTGAGTCTCAGCCGTTTTTGGAAGCGATCCGTCAGCTGGGTACCGAAATTGGCCGTGAACGCGCCATGTATATGCACCTGACACTGGTGCCGTATATGCCGGCCTCCGGCGAGGTAAAAACCAAGCCCACCCAGCACTCGGTAAAAGAGCTGCGTTCTATCGGTATACAGCCCGATATTCTGGTATGCCGCTCAGTAGGCGCGCTACCAGCCACAGAACGTTCCAAGATTGCGCTGTTTACCAACGTCAATGATAAAGCCGTTATTTCACTAAAAGACGTCGACAGTATTTATCGTATCCCAGCGGCCCTGAAAGCGCAGGGTATGGATCAGCTTGTGGTTGACCGTTTTGGTCTGCAATGCAAAGAAGCTGATCTGACCGAGTGGGAACAGGTACTGTACGCAGAGTCTAACCCGACGGCCGAAGTCAACATCGGTATGGTGGGTAAATATGTAGAACTGCCCGACGCCTACAAATCGGTAAATGAAGCATTAAAGCACGCTGGCTTGAAAAACCGCCTGACCGTTAATATTCATCATATAGATTCGCAGGATATTGAGAGCAAAGGCACGCAAATGCTGGAGCAGCTTGATGCGATTCTGGTACCAGGCGGATTTGGTGAGCGCGGTATTGAAGGCAAAATTATGGCTGCCCGTTATGCCCGTGAAAACAAAGTGCCTTATTTAGGTATTTGTCTGGGTATGCAGGTAGCACTGATTGAGTACGCCCGACATGTTGCCCATATGGAAAATGCGAACAGCACAGAATTTGATCCGGACACGCCGTATCCGGTTGTGGGTCTGATCACTGAATGGCTGGATGCAGATGGCAGCACCGAAGTTCGTACTGAAGGGTCTGACCTGGGTGGTACTATGCGTCTGGGTAGTCAGCTGTGTCACCTGATTCCGGGTACAAAAGTGCATGACATGTATGGCAACGACGAAATTTATGAGCGTCACCGCCATCGCTATGAAGTGAACAACAACCTGCGTGATCAGATCGAGCAGGCGGGCCTGAAAGTGAGTGGTTTGTCCACTGACAAACGCCTTGTAGAAGTGGTAGAGATCCCTGAACATCCCTGGTTTGTTGCCGGGCAGTTCCACCCGGAGTTCACATCAACTCCGCGTGACGGACACCCACTGTTTACCGGGTTTGTAGCGGCAGCCGGCAAGTATCAGAAAGAAAATCATTAATTTCTTAGAAAAGGGGCAACCTCTCTCCCGTTGATTGCCCCACTTAACGTTGAGGAAAAAACATGGCGAAGATTAGTCGCATTATTGGACGCGAAATCCTGGACTCACGCGGTAACCCAACCGTAGAAGCAGATGTCTATCTGGATAGCGGCGCAATGGGTCGCGCAGCAGCACCATCAGGTGCATCAACAGGTTCCCGTGAAGCGCTGGAACTGCGTGACGGCGATAAAGCCCGCTACTTAGGCAAAGGTGTATCTAAAGCTGTTGCTGCGGTAAATGATGTTATTGCGCCTGCACTGGAAGGTAAGGATCCGCTGGCACAAAGCGACATCGATCAAATCATGCTGGACCTTGACGGTACTGAAAACAAAGAAACCCTGGGCGCAAATGCGATTCTGGCGGTTTCTCTGGCGGTAGCAAAAGCAGCTGCGATTGAAAAAGGCGTTGCGCTATATGAGCACATCGCAGATCTGAACGGCACACCAGGGCAGTATTCTATGCCTGTACCAATGATGAACATCATCAACGGTGGTGAGCATGCTGACAATAACGTCGATATTCAGGAATTCATGGTTCAGCCGGTTGGCGCGCCAAGCTTTAAAGAAGCCCTGCGTATGGGGGCAGAAATCTTCCACAGCCTGAAAAAAGTGCTGTCTGCCAAAGGCCTGAACACAGCGGTAGGTGACGAAGGTGGTTTTGCACCAAACCTGAGCTCGAATGCCGAGGCACTGGCCGTCATCGTAGAAGCGGTAGAAAAAGCCGGCTACAAGATGAACGAAGATGTAACACTGGCGCTTGACTGTGCGGCATCTGAATTCTACAAAGACGGCAAATATGTGTTGTCTGGCGAAGACAAGAGCTTTGACTCAGAAGGCTTTGGTGACTACCTGGCTGAACTGAGCAACCAGTATCCTATTGTGTCTATTGAAGATGGTCTGGACGAAAGTGACTGGGACGGCTGGGAAAGCCTGACTAAGAAGATTGGCGACAAAGTACAGCTGGTTGGTGACGACCTGTTTGTGACTAACACCAAGATCCTTAGCCGTGGTATCGAAAATGGTATCGGTAACTCAATCCTGATCAAGTTTAACCAAATCGGCTCGCTGACCGAGACGTTAAATGCCATCAAGATGGCAAAAGATGCCGGCTTTACAGCGGTTATCTCTCACCGCTCTGGTGAAACAGAAGACGCGACGATTGCCGATCTGGCAGTCGGTACTGCTGCCGGTCAGATTAAGACAGGCTCTCTGTGCCGTTCTGATCGTGTTGCCAAATACAACCAGCTACTGCGTATCGAGCAGGCACTGGGCGATGCAGCGACCTATAAAGGCCGCTCAGAAATCAAAGGCCAGTAAGGCTTTTTGGGGCTGGTAGCTAGCTACCGGCCCAACTTCCTGTTACGTTTAGGGTATTATTCAGACCCTTTGACGACGTTATGGCATCTGATTCGGATTCCAATCAAACTAATTTTTTTATCGAGCGCCATAAGCTTGATACTGCCCCCCCGCAATTTGCTGAAATCAGCACTGCCCTGTACGAACGCGAACTGGCGGTCATTGCCTCAGGTTCTTTACAGGATGCTAGCCGGCTCAAACAAAAATTACGTGGCCTGCCCCATCATGTAAAACGCGCAGCGCATTACATGTCAGGCAAGTACTCGCCGCTCACCGTAGACAGCCATAATGCCAGCTGGCAGGACAAACAACCCGGCAAGTGTCCGGCGGAAAAAAACCGGCCCCAGGACAACCAGAAATGGTTTGAGCAATATGCGACTTATGGTCTGGTGGTCTGTGTAGTGGTCAGTGAACTCAATCAGCAAACGATTGAACTGGACTCCGTGGACCGGATTGATGCCGACAATGGTCGCTTGCATGTGAATAAATTTGGCTGGTTTGATTATGACGGTACTTCGCATAACTCGATGAGCAGCCCCTATTCAGCACGTCGTTTATGCCGGCCTAACAAAGCGCTGGTCACCGCTGCCTGTTGCGGACATCAGTGGAATCATAAAGGAAAAACCCCGCCACGGCCGCTCAGCCTGCGGGAGATATTGCTGGCCACGGCGCTGGACTGGCACTATTTCCGTTATCCGATCAAACCTTCGGGCCGCTAGTTGTCACATTCGTGAGCCATAGTCTGGCTGGTCTAACCATTATCTACATCATGTTGCAACTGGCTTATAGCAATTTGTCATAACCGTATTGTAAAGAAAGGTTGACCTGTCCGGTAATGCTGGTTACATTGTCGGCATACAGACTGGAATGCAATTAGAAAAAGGCGCTATGTTTTTACAGCAACACGCACTACTATCTCTTCTACTCCTTATGGCAGCAAGACTGCACGGGTAGATTGCATCCAGCAATAAGATTCACAAAACCCGTGCTTTGCACGGGTTTTTTTTTGCTAACTAACCAATGAATGAGACCAAGCCATGACGAATCAGGTAAAAATCTTTGATACCACCCTGCGGGATGGTGAACAGGCGTTACCCGCCAGCTTAAGTGCCAAAGAAAAACTCCAGATCGCGCTGGCTCTCGAACGTCTGGGCGTAGATGTCATTGAAGCCGGTTTCCCGGTCTCCTCGCCAGGCGACTTTCAGTCGGTACAAATGATTGCCCGCGAAATCAAGAACTCCACTGTGTGTGGGCTGTCCCGTGCAGTCAAAGGCGACATTGATGCCTGTGGGCAGGCTTTGGGTGTGGCCGAGCAATTCCGAATCCACACGTTTCTGGCGACCTCTGAAATACATGTGAATGCCAAACTGCGTAAATCCCAGGATGAAATTGTTGAAATGGCAGTAGCGGCGGTAAAACATGCCCGCCGGTATACCGATGATGTCGAGTTTTCCTGTGAAGATGCCGGCCGTACCCATATCGATTATCTTTGCCGTATGGTTGAGCAGGCGATTAAAGCCGGTGCCACTACCGTGAATATTCCTGATACGGTAGGTTACACCACGCCTACAGAATTTGGCGATATTATTAATAACCTGTTTAATCGGGTGCCGAATATCGACCAGGCGATTATTTCAGTGCATTGTCACAATGATCTGGGACTGGCTACCGCCAACTCGCTGGCCGCGATTGAAAACGGTGCCCGTCAGGTTGAATGTACGATTAATGGTATTGGCGAGCGGGCTGGTAACAGTTCGTTAGAAGAAATTGCCATGATCCTGCAAACCCGCCGGGAAATGCTGGGTCTGGAAACCAATATACAGTCTAAAGAAATCTCCCGTACCTCAAAGCTGGTCTCACAGTTATGTAATATGCCGGTACAGGCTAATAAAGCTATTGTGGGCGCTAATGCATTCAGTCATTCTTCGGGCATTCACCAGGACGGCGTCTTAAAAGCGCAGAATACCTATGAGATTATGACCCCCGAAAGTGTGGGCATTAATAAAAATAACCTGAATCTGACTTCCCGTTCTGGCCGCCATGTCATCAAGCACCGTCTGACCGAGCTGGGCTATAACCTGGAAGACTATAATCTGGAAGATGTTTACCAGCAATTTCTGGCGCTGGCTGACACTAAGGGCACCGTATACGACTACGACCTGGAAGCCCTGCTGTTTTTCGATCAGCAAAAACATGAAGCCGCGCATTTCAAACTGCTCTATTTACAGGCCAACAGTGGCCACGAGATCATCCCCAGCGCCACGGTAAAATTGCAGGTCGGTGATGAGGAAGTCACCCGCACCTCTACGGGTAACGGCCCGGTTGATGCTGCCTATGAAGCTATCATGCAGATTCTTGGGCATCAGGATGTGGAAGTGGTGGACTTCAAGCTGGACTCAAAAGGGGAAGGCGCAGATGCGCTGGCTCAGGTCAGTGTGATTGCCGAATACAAAGGGCGCCGCTTTCACGGGCTGGGGCTGGCTACCGATATCGTCGAAGCCGGTGTGAACGCCCTGATTTATGTACTGAATAATACCCATATAGCTGATCAGATTGACCAGCAAAAAATTCAACAAGAACGTGTAGCAGGAGTATAAATGAACCAGTTCAATATTGCCGTGCTGGCCGGTGACGGTATTGGCCCGGAAGTGATGCAGGAAGCCAGTAAGGTACTGGATGCTATCGAACAGCGCTTTGCGGTCAGCTTTAACCGCACAGCCTATCCGGTGGGCGGGTACGCCATCGACACCGAAGGCGAAGCACTGCCTGCCAAAACACTTCAGGGCTGTGAGGCAGCCGATGCGATCTTGTTTGGCTCTATTGGTGGCCCGAAATGGGACACCCTGCCCCTGGAGCAGCGCCCGGAACGTGCTGCGCTGCTAACCCTGCGCAGCCACTTCGACTTATTCAGTAACCTGCGCCCAGCCCGCATTTATCCGGGTCTGGAACAGCTTTCTCCGCTGCGGGCTGATATTGCCGCCAGCGGCGTAGATGTATTAGTCGTACGCGAGCTGACCAGCGGTATTTATTTTGGTCAGCCGAAGGGCCGTGAAGGTGACGGTGAGGAAGAATTCGCCTTTGACACCATGCGCTACAGCAAACGAGAAATCCGTCGTATTGCGGTGGCTGCCTTTGATGCGGCGCAAAAGCGCAAAGGTAAGGTCACCTCGGTAGATAAAGCCAATGTTCTGGTCACCAGTCGTCTGTGGCGTGAAGTAACCGAAGAGGTTGCTAAAGACTATCCGGATGTGGAACTGGAACACATCTATATTGATAACGCGACCATGCAGGTCATGAAAAACCCGGCGCAGTTCGATGTAATGTTATGTTCAAACCTGTTTGGCGACATTATCTCTGACGAATGCGCCATGATGACAGGATCGATGGGCTTGCTGCCCTCTGCCAGCATGAACGAACAGGGGTTTGGTCTGTATGAACCAGCGGGTGGATCAGCACCGGATATTGCCGGTAAAAGCATTGCCAATCCAATCGCTCAAATTATGTCTGCTGCAATGATGCTGCGTTTCAGCCTGAATCTGGGCGAGGCCGCTGATGCCATTGAGCAGGCGGTTGTTAAAACACTGGAAGGCGGCGTACTGACCGGTGAGCTGCTGCCGTCTGACCAACAGGCGAATGCCGCCAGCACCGCGCGGGTTGGCGATGAAATCGCCCGTCATATTTTGAATCAGGAGTAATACACCACCATGGCCAAGACCTTATACGATAAAGTTTTTGATGCACACACGGTTGAAACCATTGATGGTGACAGCTTGCTGTACATCGACCGTCACCTGATTCATGAAGTCACCTCACCACAAGCATTTGCCGGTCTGAATGAAAAAGGCCGCAAGGTGCGCCGTCCGGACCGGACGGTGGCAACCATGGATCACAGTATCTCAACCCGCTCTCTGGC contains:
- the eno gene encoding phosphopyruvate hydratase, which encodes MAKISRIIGREILDSRGNPTVEADVYLDSGAMGRAAAPSGASTGSREALELRDGDKARYLGKGVSKAVAAVNDVIAPALEGKDPLAQSDIDQIMLDLDGTENKETLGANAILAVSLAVAKAAAIEKGVALYEHIADLNGTPGQYSMPVPMMNIINGGEHADNNVDIQEFMVQPVGAPSFKEALRMGAEIFHSLKKVLSAKGLNTAVGDEGGFAPNLSSNAEALAVIVEAVEKAGYKMNEDVTLALDCAASEFYKDGKYVLSGEDKSFDSEGFGDYLAELSNQYPIVSIEDGLDESDWDGWESLTKKIGDKVQLVGDDLFVTNTKILSRGIENGIGNSILIKFNQIGSLTETLNAIKMAKDAGFTAVISHRSGETEDATIADLAVGTAAGQIKTGSLCRSDRVAKYNQLLRIEQALGDAATYKGRSEIKGQ
- a CDS encoding EscU/YscU/HrcU family type III secretion system export apparatus switch protein translates to MSDTSSQNSKRAIGLKYAQGSDKSAPQVVAKGHGDLAQEIIAAATEAGVLVHEDPYLADILTTLDLGQEIPESLYYVIAELIAYSYVLQGKTPQGWEECAARLDQLI
- a CDS encoding CTP synthase; the encoded protein is MTNYIFVTGGVVSSLGKGIAAASLAAILEARGLTVTMLKLDPYINVDPGTMSPIQHGEVFVTDDGAETDLDLGHYERFIRTRMSKRNNFTTGRVYEEVLRRERRGDYLGATIQVIPHITNEIKRRVIEGAEGHDVAIVEIGGTVGDIESQPFLEAIRQLGTEIGRERAMYMHLTLVPYMPASGEVKTKPTQHSVKELRSIGIQPDILVCRSVGALPATERSKIALFTNVNDKAVISLKDVDSIYRIPAALKAQGMDQLVVDRFGLQCKEADLTEWEQVLYAESNPTAEVNIGMVGKYVELPDAYKSVNEALKHAGLKNRLTVNIHHIDSQDIESKGTQMLEQLDAILVPGGFGERGIEGKIMAARYARENKVPYLGICLGMQVALIEYARHVAHMENANSTEFDPDTPYPVVGLITEWLDADGSTEVRTEGSDLGGTMRLGSQLCHLIPGTKVHDMYGNDEIYERHRHRYEVNNNLRDQIEQAGLKVSGLSTDKRLVEVVEIPEHPWFVAGQFHPEFTSTPRDGHPLFTGFVAAAGKYQKENH
- the recA gene encoding recombinase RecA; translated protein: MDDNKSKALTAAVGQIEKQFGKGSIMRLGDNQAMDIESISTGSLSIDIALGIGGLPCGRVVEIYGPESSGKTTLTLQVIAEAQKKGKTCAFVDAEHALDPIYAQKLGVNIDDLLVSQPDTGEQALEICDMLVRSGAVDVVIVDSVAALTPKAEIEGEMGDSHVGLQARLMSQALRKLTGNIKRTNTLCIFINQIRMKIGVMFGNPETTTGGNALKFYSSVRLDIRRIGAVKEGDEVVGNETRVKVVKNKVAPPFRQAEFMIRYGEGISKEAELIDLGVKQKLVDKAGAWYSYNGDRIGQGKANVINFLKDNPEIAQEIEVKIREELLSKTPRVEPTEGESEETL
- a CDS encoding CinA family protein — its product is MSQGFSTISVAPEAQRIIAQVGRYLTAKNMTVSCAESCTGGGLAFALTSVDGSSAWFNQSFVTYSNQAKSSLLGVSEQTLQEYGAVSAQCVAEMARGTAAKSGADCVISISGIAGPNGGSAEKPVGTVWFGFVLDKRVYTVHQQFSGDRAAVRDRAAAFALSYLNDWLVETFGEDL
- the mutS gene encoding DNA mismatch repair protein MutS; translated protein: MMRQYLNIKAQHPNILLFYRMGDFYELFYDDAKRAAQLLDISLTARGKSGGDPIPMAGVPFHAVESYLARLVKMGESVAICEQVGDPATSKGPVERQVQRIVTPGTVTDEALLEERQDNVLAAICMQGEIYGLSTLDVTSGRFLVSECRGDEALLAELQRINPAELLYPEGFDSLALIERRKGIRRRPEWEFEQDSAVEQLNKQFGTRELAGFGVENLTVGLGAAGCVLQYVKDTQRSALPHINSIQQDVQETRVQLDAATRRNLEITQNMSGNHEHTLFSIMDTTATAMGSRMLQRYLHSPITDRHELNSRHDAIETLMDAPDLPLDDLLKGIGDIERVMARLALRSARPRDFARLRNAFNSLPTLHDTLAPLNNALLNTLSQQIGTYPELQELLNQAIVDNPPVVIRDGGVIAAGFNSELDELRALSQGATDYLDALEQRERERSGISTLKVGYNRVHGFFIEISRAQSELAPADYIRRQTLKNTERYITPELKEHEDKVLTSQSRALALEKQLYEKLFDAFHPYLTQLIETAAALAKLDVIQCFAERSVALDLHRPTLTLDRQISYEQGRHPVVESVMDDPFIANPLSLTEQQRMLIITGPNMGGKSTYMRQTALIVLMAYIGSFVPAEQARIGQVDRIFTRIGASDDLASGRSTFMVEMTETANILHNATEHSLVLMDEIGRGTSTYDGLSLAWACAHFLASKINAYTLFATHYFELTQLPEQLDGVINVHLDAVEHDESIRFMHSVEQGAASQSYGLQVAMLAGVPKRVIQAARHKLHELENLKSVAAPVSGATDNPAGNQAQTQLDFAPTVSELELAMEKINPDDLTPRQALDLLYSLKKISQ
- the leuA gene encoding 2-isopropylmalate synthase — protein: MTNQVKIFDTTLRDGEQALPASLSAKEKLQIALALERLGVDVIEAGFPVSSPGDFQSVQMIAREIKNSTVCGLSRAVKGDIDACGQALGVAEQFRIHTFLATSEIHVNAKLRKSQDEIVEMAVAAVKHARRYTDDVEFSCEDAGRTHIDYLCRMVEQAIKAGATTVNIPDTVGYTTPTEFGDIINNLFNRVPNIDQAIISVHCHNDLGLATANSLAAIENGARQVECTINGIGERAGNSSLEEIAMILQTRREMLGLETNIQSKEISRTSKLVSQLCNMPVQANKAIVGANAFSHSSGIHQDGVLKAQNTYEIMTPESVGINKNNLNLTSRSGRHVIKHRLTELGYNLEDYNLEDVYQQFLALADTKGTVYDYDLEALLFFDQQKHEAAHFKLLYLQANSGHEIIPSATVKLQVGDEEVTRTSTGNGPVDAAYEAIMQILGHQDVEVVDFKLDSKGEGADALAQVSVIAEYKGRRFHGLGLATDIVEAGVNALIYVLNNTHIADQIDQQKIQQERVAGV